Proteins from a genomic interval of Desulfurobacterium sp. TC5-1:
- a CDS encoding tetratricopeptide repeat protein has product MRAIIVLLSFIFFCNAFAVTNEGNNTIKRTEESVFVYKPEIWLKKGMYQYKIGSYNAALEYFLKILAKDKKRDDYYRKALFMLSKTYMKIGRKIGDKEYLWQALDLLQLYFNTVKNVDWDFYYTKARIYENLGFYDKSLDIYRVAFLKAKNDRQQIKTVIGILRSAVYLRRPDIVDEYYILLSTSPLTRQDEKELEFLKGLILFSKGKYREAFRYFFKTYRKNEAYLIENPEYYYLVAEDIYRKGDYRLAEQLFKRIISLTRDKSVIRKAMLRLGDTELKKGDKKLAVATYYNLVTTYPDSPETTIAKLKLIALMEKDPALKYRLQQTDIKAFKQPLRFVLETLIHSRDTYLGAFALANFGAYVLQTDSDNLFKQLEWEISLVFPKQLKYEQKEFIVREWKPYLLKLASKRLCELYKTNPDFFKVIFDKETLIKIAEALGKCNERKERLNLIRYIAAKWRDDNDLLMLAEALTESKDFNDSLEILKKVKKRNCRYYKIYIKNLVFLGKSAKEFLPMLREMEDICPSDDIEVKAYEILASIEQKNPQRAMWIIKENKKKIAEFYDKDPVLKLAIYKTISYLLAINNYEGCLKVIDVIEPKSNNCFLASAKLISLSRLDKINLAEAILPKVRMCKDTMSRIAQIVYEDQIIYRKLKNE; this is encoded by the coding sequence GTGAGAGCCATTATTGTCCTTCTATCTTTTATTTTTTTCTGCAATGCTTTTGCTGTCACCAATGAAGGGAATAATACGATAAAAAGAACAGAAGAAAGTGTGTTTGTTTATAAGCCGGAAATCTGGTTAAAAAAGGGAATGTATCAGTATAAAATAGGCTCTTACAACGCGGCACTTGAATATTTTTTGAAAATATTAGCTAAAGATAAAAAGAGAGATGACTATTATAGAAAAGCTCTTTTTATGCTTTCAAAAACCTACATGAAGATAGGCAGAAAGATTGGTGATAAAGAATATCTATGGCAGGCTCTGGATCTTCTCCAGCTTTACTTTAATACAGTTAAAAATGTTGATTGGGATTTTTACTACACGAAAGCTCGCATTTATGAAAATTTAGGTTTTTACGATAAAAGTCTTGACATATACAGAGTTGCTTTTCTAAAAGCTAAAAATGATAGACAACAGATAAAAACTGTTATAGGAATTCTAAGGTCTGCTGTTTATCTGAGGAGGCCGGATATTGTAGATGAATATTATATTCTGCTGTCAACCTCTCCTTTAACAAGGCAGGATGAGAAAGAACTTGAGTTTTTGAAAGGCTTAATACTTTTCAGTAAAGGTAAGTACAGGGAAGCTTTCAGATACTTTTTTAAAACCTACAGAAAAAACGAAGCCTATCTTATAGAAAATCCTGAATATTACTACCTTGTTGCAGAGGATATTTACAGGAAAGGTGATTACCGTCTTGCAGAGCAGCTTTTTAAGAGAATAATAAGTCTTACAAGGGATAAGAGTGTTATAAGGAAAGCGATGTTGCGTCTTGGTGATACTGAATTAAAAAAGGGAGATAAGAAACTTGCAGTAGCTACATACTACAACCTTGTAACGACATATCCAGATTCTCCGGAAACCACAATTGCCAAGTTAAAGTTAATAGCTCTAATGGAAAAGGATCCAGCTTTAAAATACAGGCTACAGCAGACAGATATAAAAGCGTTTAAGCAACCTTTGAGATTTGTGCTTGAAACGTTGATTCATTCGAGAGACACTTATCTTGGTGCTTTTGCTCTGGCAAACTTCGGTGCCTACGTTTTGCAGACCGACAGCGATAACCTTTTTAAGCAGCTTGAATGGGAAATTTCTCTGGTTTTTCCTAAACAGCTTAAATATGAACAGAAAGAATTTATCGTTAGGGAGTGGAAACCTTATCTTTTAAAACTTGCTTCTAAAAGGTTGTGTGAACTTTATAAAACGAATCCGGACTTTTTTAAGGTAATTTTTGATAAGGAAACACTTATAAAAATAGCGGAAGCCTTAGGTAAGTGTAATGAGAGGAAAGAGAGATTGAATCTTATACGCTATATTGCTGCTAAATGGAGAGATGACAATGACCTTTTGATGCTTGCAGAAGCTTTAACGGAAAGTAAGGATTTTAACGACTCTTTAGAAATATTAAAAAAAGTAAAAAAAAGGAACTGTCGTTATTATAAAATTTACATCAAAAATCTTGTTTTTCTTGGAAAATCCGCAAAAGAATTTTTGCCTATGTTGAGAGAGATGGAAGACATATGTCCATCTGATGATATAGAGGTAAAGGCTTATGAGATTCTTGCGAGTATAGAGCAAAAAAATCCACAAAGGGCAATGTGGATAATAAAAGAAAACAAAAAAAAGATTGCTGAATTTTACGATAAAGACCCGGTTTTGAAGTTGGCCATTTATAAAACTATTTCTTATTTGTTAGCTATTAATAATTACGAAGGATGTTTAAAAGTAATAGATGTTATAGAGCCCAAAAGTAACAACTGTTTTTTGGCTTCTGCAAAACTTATATCTCTTTCAAGACTTGATAAAATAAACCTTGCAGAGGCTATACTGCCAAAAGTTAGAATGTGTAAAGATACTATGAGCAGGATAGCTCAGATTGTTTATGAAGATCAAATCATATACAGGAAGTTGAAAAATGAGTGA